GGCTGGTCACGCGGCGCCGGGTGCCGATCACAGACAGCGACACGGAGGAGGACTGCCTCGTGCAGGTGCTCAGTGCAGGGGATAAAACCGAGGCCGATTATTTCCGCCAGCTCACCGGAGCGTGGGTGCAGGTGGCCTATGCGTCTCTGCCGACATCGAACGCCGAGATGGAGACTCTTTGCGATCAATGGCCGTTTGTGGAGAAAGGAGGCGCGGCATGAGACGATTCGCGGTTCGCGGTTTGATGGCGCTTTTAGCGTCGCTGATTCTCTGCGGGTGCAGCGGGAAATGGGAGGATTATGAAAAGACGCTTGGCTATCGCGGCAGGGCACGGGTGAATCCGTTTCTCGCGGCGGAACGCCTGCTGGATGAGCTCGGTCACGATGCGCATGGCGCGAAGTCGCTCACGAAAATGCCCTCGCACGATGCCGTGATCCTGGTCTCGGGTGAGAACGGGCTTCCCGAGGGCCGTGCCAGGCAGTTGCTGCGCTGGACCTTCAGCGGCGGGCACCTCATCTACTGCCTCGGCGGCACACGGCCCTACAACGATTTTGAAACGCAGTACGGCTCGTTCATTGCCGCCATGCTGCTGGAGGAGGAAAAAGATCCGGTGCTGGAGCAGCTCGGCGTCGGTGTGCAAAAGCGTCTCCCGGATGATGAGATCAAGGAACTGGCCAAAGACATGCTGAACAAGGAAGGCGTGAAAGATAGCAAGAAGGCCGCGCCGCCTGCCAAAAAAGATGAAACCAAGAAAGACGACACGAAGAAAAAGAAGAAGCAACCCGAGGATGATGAGGATGAGGAAGCGTGGCTCGAATCCGTGCAGGAAGTGACGTGGAACGGCCAGACCTACAAGCTCAGTCTCGGTGGTTACCAGCATCTGATCCTCAAACGCAAGTTGCGCTCTGGCGAGTTCTCCGCCGGATCGAAGAACGAGTCATTGGCGCTGCATTTGAATCACGGCATGGGCAGCGTCACGCTGCTGGCGCATGCGCGGCCCTTCCGCAACCGCTGGATCGGCGAACGCGATCACGCGCGCTGGCTTTCTGCGCTGGTGGGAGAGCACGGCTCCAAGGAGGTGCTGTTTGTGGCCGCCACCACCGGCAGTTTCATGGCGCTGCTCTGGCAGCACGGCTGGATGGCGCTCGTGGTGCTGGCGCTGTGCCTCATTTTCTGGCTCTGGCAGCAGATGCCGCGTTTTGGGCCGCTGGCGGAGGTGGAACTCGATTCCACACGTCATTTTGCCAGCCACATCGGCGCGCTGGGCGAATTTTTCTGGCGCATGCGCCGTGGTGCGCTGCTCGTGAATGCCGCGCGTGATGCCGTGTGGGAGCGGGTGCGCGAACGGCACCGCTCGCTCGATGACGGCAGCCGCAAAATGAACGATCACCTCGCCGAGGAAATCGCCCGCCGCGCCGGACTGCCGGTCAAACGTGTCGCCGCCGCCTTTGATGTGGCACCGCCTGAGAGCGCCCACAACTTCGTCACCCTCATGCGCGATCTTCAGGCCATCCGCCGCGCGCTTTGAACTGCCTCCTTTCATGAAACGCACCCAAAAAACCACCATTGACGTGCAGGGAGCCGCCATCACGATCCTGAAGCACAACGAAAGCGACTATATATCGCTCACCGACATGACGAAGAAATTTGGTGATGACACGCTGATCTATAGCTGGCTGAGGAACCGCAACACGCTGGAGTTCATCGGTATTTGGGAGCAAATCCACAATCCCGGTTTTAAACCTCTCGAATTCGAGACCTTTAAAACCCAAGCAGGCTTGAACAGCTTCTCCATGACTCCCAGGAAGTGGGTGGACGCCACCGCGGCCATCGGCATACAATCCCGTGCCGGACGGTATGGAGGAGGAACCTTTGCCCACCAGGACATCGCCTTCGAGTTTGGTTCCTGGCTCAGTCCTGAGTTCAAGCTCTACCTCATCAAGGAATTTCAACGTCTCAAGGAGGACGAGAACCGCCGCCTTTCCCTCGACTGGAACCTGAACCGCACGCTCTCAAAGCTCAATTACCGCATCCACACCGACGCGATCAAGACGCACCTCATCCCGCCGGAGGTCACCCCGCAGCAGGCGGCCTTCACCTACGCCAGCGAGGCCGACGTGCTCAATGTCGCCCTGTTTGGGCGCACAGCGAAGCAGTGGCGGGAGGCAAATCCGAAATTGGAGGGCAACATGCGCGAGTATGCCACTGTGGAGCAATTGCTGGTGCTGGCGAACATTGAGGGAATGAACGCCGAGTTCATCCACATGAAGCTGCCTCAGGGAGAACGATTAAAACGCCTCAATCAGATCGCCATCCGCCAGATGCAGACAT
The Prosthecobacter sp. genome window above contains:
- a CDS encoding DUF4350 domain-containing protein, coding for MRRFAVRGLMALLASLILCGCSGKWEDYEKTLGYRGRARVNPFLAAERLLDELGHDAHGAKSLTKMPSHDAVILVSGENGLPEGRARQLLRWTFSGGHLIYCLGGTRPYNDFETQYGSFIAAMLLEEEKDPVLEQLGVGVQKRLPDDEIKELAKDMLNKEGVKDSKKAAPPAKKDETKKDDTKKKKKQPEDDEDEEAWLESVQEVTWNGQTYKLSLGGYQHLILKRKLRSGEFSAGSKNESLALHLNHGMGSVTLLAHARPFRNRWIGERDHARWLSALVGEHGSKEVLFVAATTGSFMALLWQHGWMALVVLALCLIFWLWQQMPRFGPLAEVELDSTRHFASHIGALGEFFWRMRRGALLVNAARDAVWERVRERHRSLDDGSRKMNDHLAEEIARRAGLPVKRVAAAFDVAPPESAHNFVTLMRDLQAIRRAL
- a CDS encoding KilA-N domain-containing protein, translated to MKRTQKTTIDVQGAAITILKHNESDYISLTDMTKKFGDDTLIYSWLRNRNTLEFIGIWEQIHNPGFKPLEFETFKTQAGLNSFSMTPRKWVDATAAIGIQSRAGRYGGGTFAHQDIAFEFGSWLSPEFKLYLIKEFQRLKEDENRRLSLDWNLNRTLSKLNYRIHTDAIKTHLIPPEVTPQQAAFTYASEADVLNVALFGRTAKQWREANPKLEGNMREYATVEQLLVLANIEGMNAEFIHMKLPQGERLKRLNQIAIRQMQTLTSPKLKFPSTSAE